In the Loxodonta africana isolate mLoxAfr1 chromosome 1, mLoxAfr1.hap2, whole genome shotgun sequence genome, one interval contains:
- the TSTD3 gene encoding thiosulfate sulfurtransferase/rhodanese-like domain-containing protein 3, with product MVQPGLLLWSVRKAIFPFAEAALLGLKSIKGSCHNFCTAASKDVTYKELKNLLNSKSIMLIDVRETWEILEYGKIPGSINIPLDEVGQALQMNPRDFKDKYNEVKPSQSDNLVFSCLAGVRSKKALDTAISLGFNSAQHYAGGWKEWASYEFSENKQGS from the exons ATGGTGCAGCCGGGGCTGCTGCTCTGGAGCGTACGCAAGGCTATCTTCCCGTTCGCCGAGGCTGCGCTCTTGG GTTTGAAGTCAATAAAGGGAAGCTGCCACAATTTTTGTACTGCTGCTTCTAAAGATGTCACTTATAAGGAACTTAAAAACCTGCTGAATTCCAAAAGCATTATGTTAATTGATGTGAGAGAAACATGGGAAATTCTTGAGTATGGAAAAATCCCTGGGTCCATCAATATACCAT TGGACGAGGTAGGTCAGGCTCTACAGATGAACCCAAGAGACTTCAAAGACAAATACAATGAAGTAAAGCCATCTCAATCTGACAATCTAGTGTTCTCCTGTTTAGCTGGAGTGAGAAGCAAAAAGGCTTTGGACACAGCAATATCTTTGGGCTTTAACAG TGCACAACACTATGCTGGAGGATGGAAGGAATGGGCAAGCTATGAATTTTCAGAGAACAAACAAGGAAGTTGA